A region from the Flavobacterium enshiense genome encodes:
- a CDS encoding glycerol-3-phosphate dehydrogenase/oxidase: protein MNREEQLSKLKQNPEWDVIIIGGGASGLGIALDSASRGYKTVLVEAVDFAKGTSSRSTKLAHGGIRYLEQLDIALIREALKERELMLKNAGHLVKSQAFVIPVYSRLNGYYFSTGLKIYDLLAGSTCFGSSQSISKEKTIELLPTIAQKGLQSGILYHDGQFDDALYAINLARTAIEKGACLLNYAKAFDILKNNENQISGITIEDQETGEKYDLKGKAVINATGVFTNDIMSLDSSRNKKFVIPSQGIHLVFDKSFLPSENALLIPKTRDGRVLFMVPWHDKVIVGTTDTPVDEPSLEPKPLETEINFILETAQNFLSKKPQRSDVLSVFAGLRPLALPKKEGQDPKEISRNHQIIVSDSGLISVIGGKWTTYRKIAEDVVDKVIEIHHLPKTECKTRNIAIHGHTTVTESERKNHLSVYGTDISELLKLQETEPELKEKLHPDYPNTLSEVVWSIRNEMARTVEDILARRLRLLFLDAQAAIECTEKVASLLSKELGKNADWEQKQIADFKKVAQGYLPH from the coding sequence ATGAATCGAGAAGAGCAGTTATCCAAATTAAAACAAAACCCGGAATGGGATGTTATCATTATAGGTGGTGGTGCTTCCGGATTGGGAATTGCGCTCGATTCAGCAAGCAGGGGCTACAAAACTGTTTTGGTTGAAGCGGTTGATTTTGCCAAAGGCACCTCCAGCAGAAGCACAAAATTAGCTCATGGAGGAATTCGTTACTTAGAACAACTAGATATTGCTCTAATACGCGAAGCCTTGAAAGAAAGGGAACTAATGCTAAAAAATGCCGGTCATCTGGTAAAAAGTCAGGCATTTGTCATTCCGGTATACAGTCGTCTTAATGGTTATTATTTCTCCACAGGCTTAAAAATATACGACTTACTGGCCGGCAGCACATGTTTTGGAAGTTCCCAATCGATATCCAAAGAAAAAACAATCGAATTACTACCGACAATAGCACAAAAAGGTTTGCAAAGCGGTATTCTTTATCATGATGGCCAGTTTGACGACGCTCTTTACGCTATAAATCTTGCCCGTACCGCCATTGAAAAAGGAGCATGTCTTTTAAATTACGCCAAAGCCTTCGACATCCTAAAAAACAATGAAAATCAAATTTCAGGCATCACAATAGAGGATCAGGAAACTGGAGAAAAATATGATCTGAAAGGCAAAGCAGTAATCAATGCAACCGGAGTATTTACGAATGACATCATGAGTCTGGACAGTTCAAGAAACAAAAAGTTCGTTATTCCGAGCCAAGGAATTCACCTGGTTTTTGACAAATCATTCCTACCTAGTGAAAACGCACTCTTAATTCCGAAAACCCGAGACGGCAGAGTACTTTTTATGGTACCTTGGCATGATAAAGTAATTGTAGGCACAACAGACACTCCTGTTGATGAACCAAGCTTAGAACCCAAACCATTAGAAACAGAAATCAATTTCATTCTGGAAACGGCTCAGAATTTTTTATCAAAAAAACCACAACGAAGCGATGTCCTGTCTGTTTTTGCAGGATTAAGACCTTTGGCTTTACCAAAAAAAGAAGGGCAAGACCCGAAAGAAATATCCAGAAACCATCAGATTATTGTTTCTGACTCGGGTCTAATTTCAGTTATTGGAGGCAAATGGACGACGTATCGCAAAATTGCTGAAGACGTAGTAGACAAAGTAATCGAGATTCACCATTTACCAAAAACTGAATGTAAAACCCGAAACATTGCGATTCACGGTCACACAACCGTTACAGAATCCGAACGGAAAAATCACTTGTCTGTTTATGGTACAGATATTTCGGAACTTTTAAAATTACAGGAAACCGAACCTGAGCTAAAGGAAAAACTACACCCCGATTATCCTAATACTTTATCAGAGGTGGTTTGGTCCATACGAAACGAAATGGCCAGAACGGTGGAAGATATTTTAGCAAGACGGCTCCGGCTGCTTTTTTTAGACGCCCAAGCTGCTATCGAATGTACTGAAAAAGTCGCCAGCCTCTTATCGAAAGAACTAGGCAAAAACGCTGACTGGGAACAAAAACAAATTGCCGACTTTAAAAAAGTAGCGCAAGGTTATCTCCCACACTAA
- the miaB gene encoding tRNA (N6-isopentenyl adenosine(37)-C2)-methylthiotransferase MiaB, with product MEKEIDEKKQGTSLVLEQKEENTKKLFIESYGCAMNFSDSEIVASILTEQGYNTTQNLEEADLVLVNTCSIRDKAEQTVRKRLEKYNAVKRSINPGMKVGVLGCMAERLKSQFLEEEKIVDMVVGPDAYKDLPNLLKEVEEGRDAINVILSKDETYGDISPVRLQSNGINAFVSITRGCDNMCTFCVVPFTRGRERSREPQSILEEIKDLWERGFKEITLLGQNVDSYLWYGGGLKKDFEKATEMQKATAVDFAQLLDMCAIQFPKMRFRFSTSNPQDMHEEVLHIIAKHDNICNYIHLPVQSGSTRILQEMNRQHTREEYMALVDKIKAIIPGCSISQDMITGFPTETEEDHQDTLSLMEYVEYDFGYMFAYSERPGTLAARKMEDDVPEEVKKRRLQEVVDLQQELSQRRTSRFLNQTVEVLIEKESKRSDAHWSGRNSENVVTVFPKGDYKPGDFVLVKVNDCTTATLIGEAVGYSNMQN from the coding sequence ATGGAAAAGGAAATTGATGAGAAGAAACAAGGTACGAGCCTGGTTTTAGAACAAAAAGAAGAGAATACTAAGAAACTTTTTATTGAAAGTTACGGTTGTGCGATGAATTTTTCGGACAGTGAAATCGTAGCTTCCATATTAACAGAACAAGGTTACAACACCACCCAAAATCTGGAAGAAGCCGATTTGGTTTTGGTGAATACCTGTTCAATACGTGATAAAGCAGAACAAACTGTTCGCAAACGTCTGGAAAAATACAATGCCGTAAAACGCAGTATCAACCCAGGCATGAAAGTGGGCGTTTTGGGTTGTATGGCCGAACGTTTGAAAAGCCAGTTTCTTGAAGAAGAAAAAATTGTAGACATGGTTGTAGGACCTGATGCCTACAAGGATCTACCAAATCTTTTGAAAGAAGTAGAAGAAGGACGCGATGCCATCAACGTAATTTTATCGAAAGACGAAACCTATGGAGACATTTCACCGGTACGTTTACAAAGTAACGGCATCAATGCCTTTGTTTCCATCACGCGAGGATGCGACAATATGTGCACATTCTGTGTAGTTCCTTTTACCCGCGGTCGTGAACGTAGTCGTGAACCGCAATCGATTTTGGAGGAAATCAAAGATCTGTGGGAAAGAGGCTTTAAAGAAATTACGCTTTTGGGTCAGAACGTAGACAGCTACCTTTGGTATGGAGGCGGACTGAAAAAAGATTTTGAAAAAGCTACTGAGATGCAAAAAGCAACCGCAGTGGATTTTGCACAATTATTAGACATGTGCGCCATTCAGTTCCCGAAAATGCGTTTCCGTTTTTCGACTTCGAATCCGCAGGACATGCACGAAGAAGTATTGCATATTATTGCAAAACACGACAATATCTGCAATTACATCCACTTACCGGTACAATCGGGAAGTACACGTATATTACAAGAAATGAACCGTCAGCATACCCGAGAAGAGTACATGGCTTTGGTAGATAAAATCAAGGCGATTATCCCGGGATGTTCGATTTCACAAGATATGATTACCGGTTTCCCTACAGAAACCGAAGAAGATCACCAGGACACTTTAAGCCTGATGGAATATGTTGAATACGATTTCGGATATATGTTCGCTTATTCCGAAAGACCAGGAACGCTGGCTGCCAGAAAAATGGAGGACGATGTCCCTGAAGAAGTTAAAAAACGTCGCTTACAGGAAGTGGTTGATTTACAACAGGAATTAAGCCAGAGAAGAACCTCGCGTTTCTTAAACCAAACCGTAGAAGTCTTAATCGAAAAAGAATCAAAACGATCGGATGCGCATTGGAGCGGAAGAAACTCCGAAAACGTGGTGACCGTTTTTCCTAAGGGCGATTACAAACCAGGTGATTTTGTATTGGTAAAAGTAAACGATTGTACTACTGCTACCCTAATTGGTGAAGCAGTCGGATATTCAAACATGCAGAACTAA
- a CDS encoding sigma-54 interaction domain-containing protein, with protein sequence MESVQAIKQRFEIIGNDPKLNRAIEKAIQVAPTDISVLVTGESGVGKESIPKIIHSLSHRKHGKYIAVNCGAIPEGTIDSELFGHEKGSFTGATGTREGYFEVADGGTIFLDEVGELPLTTQVRLLRVLENGEFIKVGSSQVQKTNVRIVAATNVNMFDAIEKGKFREDLYYRLSTVEIMLPPLREREDDIHLLFRKFASDFAHKYKMPPIKLDDNAIQYLTKYRWGGNIRQLRNAAEQISVLETNRDITLRTLQTYLPAEGSTLPSVIGTKKSESDFSSEREILYKILFDMKSDLNDLKKLTLELMQSGNAKNVQETNKNLIQRIYGQKEESEVPFEEPSLTAFPVQSQNLQEEFEDEDDDDQNYLFAETVEEEDSLRLDEKEIELIKKALERNKGKRKAAADELGISERTLYRKIKQFDL encoded by the coding sequence ATGGAATCAGTTCAAGCCATAAAACAGCGATTTGAGATTATCGGGAACGACCCAAAACTCAACCGTGCGATTGAAAAAGCCATTCAGGTCGCCCCAACCGATATTTCAGTATTGGTTACCGGTGAAAGTGGTGTGGGTAAAGAAAGTATTCCAAAAATAATACATTCCCTTTCGCACCGAAAACACGGAAAATACATCGCAGTAAACTGTGGAGCCATTCCGGAAGGAACTATCGACAGTGAATTGTTCGGACACGAAAAAGGGTCTTTTACAGGAGCAACAGGAACCCGTGAAGGATATTTTGAAGTTGCGGACGGCGGAACCATCTTTTTGGATGAAGTGGGAGAATTACCTTTAACCACGCAAGTGCGCTTATTGCGTGTTTTGGAAAATGGCGAATTCATCAAAGTTGGTTCTTCCCAAGTACAAAAAACCAATGTACGTATCGTGGCAGCAACCAATGTCAACATGTTTGACGCAATCGAAAAAGGAAAATTCCGCGAAGACTTATACTATCGTTTAAGCACGGTAGAAATCATGCTGCCGCCGTTACGCGAAAGAGAAGATGATATTCATTTATTGTTCCGGAAATTCGCTTCGGATTTCGCACATAAATACAAAATGCCACCCATCAAACTGGACGACAACGCCATACAGTATCTGACAAAATACCGTTGGGGCGGAAATATCCGTCAGTTGCGAAATGCAGCCGAACAGATATCTGTTTTGGAAACCAACAGAGACATTACGCTGAGAACACTTCAAACCTATTTACCGGCAGAAGGAAGCACTTTGCCGTCGGTAATCGGGACTAAAAAATCGGAAAGCGATTTCAGTTCGGAACGCGAGATTTTGTACAAAATCCTTTTCGATATGAAAAGTGACCTAAATGACCTGAAAAAGCTCACACTGGAACTGATGCAGAGCGGTAATGCCAAAAACGTTCAGGAAACAAACAAGAATCTAATTCAACGCATTTACGGACAAAAAGAAGAAAGCGAAGTCCCGTTTGAAGAACCTTCTTTAACGGCATTCCCGGTACAAAGTCAAAATCTTCAGGAAGAATTTGAAGATGAGGATGACGACGACCAGAATTATCTTTTTGCCGAAACCGTAGAAGAAGAAGATTCGCTTCGTTTGGACGAAAAAGAGATAGAACTTATTAAAAAAGCGTTGGAGCGAAACAAAGGAAAACGAAAAGCTGCTGCGGATGAATTGGGAATTTCGGAAAGAACATTGTATCGAAAAATAAAACAATTCGATTTATAA
- a CDS encoding LptE family protein yields the protein MKHLQYIIAVVTLFILSSCSVYNFTGTGKIDAKTFQVNYFQNNASLIEPGIERTFTIKLQELLQNQTNLNLTNTGGDLVYEGEIKEYRITPMTATADQQAAQNRLTISVNVRFTNKKNPDDDFEKPFSFYYDFPANEQLVGANLTEALDAIFDRITQDIFNASLAKW from the coding sequence ATGAAACATTTACAATATATCATTGCCGTTGTCACATTGTTTATTTTAAGCAGTTGCTCGGTTTACAACTTTACCGGAACGGGAAAAATTGACGCTAAAACCTTTCAGGTAAATTACTTTCAGAACAATGCATCGCTAATTGAACCCGGAATTGAACGTACATTTACGATAAAACTTCAGGAGTTACTGCAAAACCAAACCAATCTGAATCTAACAAATACGGGAGGCGATTTGGTTTATGAAGGCGAGATCAAAGAATACCGAATCACACCAATGACCGCAACAGCCGATCAGCAGGCGGCTCAAAACCGGCTTACCATCTCGGTAAACGTACGTTTTACAAACAAGAAAAATCCGGATGATGATTTCGAAAAACCGTTTTCATTTTACTATGATTTCCCTGCAAACGAACAATTGGTAGGAGCTAATTTGACAGAGGCGCTGGATGCTATTTTTGATAGGATTACTCAGGATATCTTCAATGCTTCATTAGCAAAATGGTAA
- the secG gene encoding preprotein translocase subunit SecG → MFSIFLVLITIVCFLLVVVVMVQNPKGGGLSSSIGGSQMIGGVQKTNDFLDKSTWTLAGLLIALILLSSLSFTGNLGDNASKIIDNSATAPAATPAPAAPATPEAAKQETAPAATDAAQPAAATEEATK, encoded by the coding sequence ATGTTTTCAATTTTTTTAGTGTTAATCACAATCGTATGTTTTTTACTTGTAGTGGTAGTTATGGTTCAAAATCCTAAAGGAGGAGGATTATCTTCTTCTATCGGAGGATCACAAATGATTGGTGGTGTACAAAAAACAAATGATTTCCTTGATAAAAGTACTTGGACATTAGCTGGTTTATTAATCGCTTTAATCTTATTATCAAGTTTAAGCTTCACTGGAAACTTAGGTGACAATGCTTCAAAAATCATTGACAACAGTGCTACTGCTCCGGCTGCAACTCCAGCTCCGGCTGCACCTGCAACTCCAGAAGCTGCAAAACAAGAAACTGCTCCGGCTGCAACTGATGCTGCTCAACCGGCTGCCGCAACAGAAGAAGCTACAAAATAA
- a CDS encoding co-chaperone GroES: MALTIKPLSDRVLVEPMAAETQTASGIFIPDTAKEKPQKGTVVAVGNGTKDHTMTVKVGDTVLYGKYAGTDLKFEGKDYLIMREDDILAII, translated from the coding sequence ATGGCATTAACCATTAAACCACTTTCAGACCGCGTTCTTGTAGAACCAATGGCAGCAGAAACACAAACTGCCTCTGGAATCTTCATCCCAGACACTGCAAAAGAAAAACCTCAAAAAGGGACAGTAGTAGCAGTTGGAAACGGAACAAAAGACCACACCATGACTGTAAAAGTAGGCGATACTGTTTTGTACGGAAAATATGCCGGAACCGATTTGAAATTTGAAGGCAAAGATTACCTTATCATGCGTGAAGACGACATTCTTGCGATCATCTAA
- the groL gene encoding chaperonin GroEL (60 kDa chaperone family; promotes refolding of misfolded polypeptides especially under stressful conditions; forms two stacked rings of heptamers to form a barrel-shaped 14mer; ends can be capped by GroES; misfolded proteins enter the barrel where they are refolded when GroES binds), giving the protein MAKDIKFDIEARDGLKRGVDALANAVKVTLGPKGRNVIISKSFGAPTVTKDGVSVAKEVELKDTLENMGAQMVKEVASKTNDLAGDGTTTATVLAQAIVKEGLKNVAAGANPMDLKRGIDKAVEAIVADLQKQAKEVGSSTDKIKQVASISANNDDVIGELIAMAFGKVGKEGVITVEEAKGTDTYVDVVEGMQFDRGYLSPYFVTNPEKMEAELENPYILLYDKKVSSLKELLPILEPVAQSGKPLLIIAEDVDGEALSTLVVNKLRGALKIAAVKAPGFGDRRKAMLEDIAILTGGTVISEERGFTLEHTTLDLLGTCKRVTIDKDNTTVVSGNGDHEMIKNRVNQIKAQMETSTSEYDKEKLQERLAKLAGGVAVLYVGAASEVEMKEKKDRVDDALHATRAAVEEGIVAGGGVALLRAKKVLDKIKAENADEATGIQIVSRAVESPLRTIVENAGLEGSVVVAKVAEGKDNFGYNAKTDEYVDMLKAGIIDPKKVTRVALENAASVAGMILTTECALVEIKEENAGGGMPMGGGMPGMM; this is encoded by the coding sequence ATGGCAAAAGATATAAAATTTGATATTGAAGCACGCGACGGTTTAAAACGTGGTGTGGACGCATTGGCAAATGCGGTAAAAGTAACTTTAGGCCCAAAAGGTCGTAACGTAATCATCAGTAAATCATTCGGAGCACCGACTGTAACCAAAGATGGTGTGTCGGTAGCGAAAGAAGTGGAATTGAAAGACACCCTTGAAAATATGGGTGCACAAATGGTAAAAGAAGTAGCTTCTAAAACTAATGATTTAGCCGGAGACGGAACCACAACTGCAACCGTTTTAGCTCAGGCTATCGTTAAAGAAGGACTGAAAAACGTTGCAGCAGGAGCTAATCCAATGGATTTAAAACGCGGTATCGACAAAGCAGTAGAAGCCATTGTTGCTGACCTTCAAAAACAAGCGAAAGAAGTAGGAAGTTCTACAGACAAAATCAAACAAGTAGCTTCAATTTCCGCAAATAATGATGACGTTATCGGAGAACTTATTGCCATGGCTTTCGGAAAAGTTGGAAAAGAAGGTGTAATCACTGTTGAAGAAGCAAAAGGAACAGATACTTATGTAGATGTTGTGGAAGGAATGCAATTCGACAGAGGGTATTTATCACCTTACTTCGTAACAAACCCTGAAAAAATGGAAGCGGAACTGGAAAATCCGTACATCTTATTATATGACAAAAAAGTATCTTCTTTAAAAGAATTACTTCCAATATTAGAGCCAGTTGCTCAATCCGGAAAACCATTGTTAATCATCGCTGAAGATGTAGACGGTGAAGCATTATCTACTTTGGTAGTTAACAAACTACGCGGAGCTTTGAAAATCGCAGCTGTTAAAGCACCAGGTTTTGGCGACAGAAGAAAAGCAATGCTGGAAGATATTGCCATCTTAACCGGAGGTACCGTAATTTCTGAAGAAAGAGGCTTTACACTAGAGCATACAACTTTAGACTTGTTAGGAACTTGCAAACGAGTTACAATCGACAAAGACAATACAACGGTAGTAAGCGGTAATGGTGATCATGAAATGATTAAAAACCGAGTAAACCAAATCAAAGCTCAAATGGAAACATCTACTTCTGAATACGACAAAGAGAAATTACAGGAGCGTTTGGCTAAATTAGCCGGTGGTGTTGCTGTTCTTTATGTTGGTGCTGCTTCTGAAGTAGAAATGAAAGAGAAAAAAGACCGTGTAGACGATGCTTTACATGCAACACGCGCAGCAGTTGAAGAAGGTATCGTTGCCGGCGGTGGTGTAGCATTATTGAGAGCTAAAAAAGTATTGGATAAAATCAAAGCTGAAAATGCTGATGAGGCAACTGGAATTCAGATTGTATCCCGTGCTGTGGAATCTCCTTTAAGAACAATCGTTGAAAATGCAGGTTTAGAAGGATCTGTAGTGGTAGCAAAAGTAGCGGAAGGGAAAGACAATTTCGGATACAACGCTAAAACTGATGAGTACGTTGATATGTTGAAAGCAGGAATCATCGATCCTAAGAAAGTAACTCGTGTAGCTTTGGAAAACGCTGCTTCAGTTGCTGGAATGATATTAACTACTGAATGTGCATTAGTAGAAATCAAAGAAGAAAACGCTGGAGGCGGAATGCCTATGGGAGGCGGAATGCCGGGTATGATGTAA